A genomic region of Papaver somniferum cultivar HN1 chromosome 7, ASM357369v1, whole genome shotgun sequence contains the following coding sequences:
- the LOC113295536 gene encoding uncharacterized protein LOC113295536 gives MCPFKPLYGYDPPHLAFPSTTTTSVKAVEDYLKQRDSTLDILKKSLHKAQERMVHYANENRIDRSFQVGDAVYLKLQPYRQSSIALRKILKLSAKYYGPFLVIKKIGAVACKLQLPLSSRIHPVFHVSQLKKCISKTHTPSTELPVVDDAGQILLHPVAILNTRSITRHGRPVEQLLIQ, from the coding sequence ATGTGCCCCTTCAAGCCTTTGTATGGCTATGATCCACCTCATCTTGCTTTTCCCTCAACAACCACCACATCTGTCAAAGCTGTTGAAGATTATTTGAAGCAGAGAGATTCTACTTTGGATATTCTCAAGAAGTCACTACACAAGGCTCAAGAACGGATGGTGCACTATGCCAATGAAAATAGGATTGATAGGTCTTTCCAAGTAGGTGATGCAGTCTACCTCAAACTCCAACCCTACAGACAATCTTCAATAGCACTTAGAAAAATTTTGAAGCTCTCTGCCAAATACTATGGCCCATTCTTGGTCATTAAGAAGATAGGTGCAGTGGCTTGCAAGCTTCAACTGCCTCTTAGCTCCAGGATACATCCTGTTTTTCATGTCTCCCAGCTGAAGAAGTGCATCAGCAAGACACACACTCCTTCCACTGAGTTACCAGTTGTGGATGATGCAGGACAGATTCTTCTTCATCCAGTTGCTATCCTTAACACTAGAAGCATCACCAGACATGGCAGACCTGTGGAACAATTACTCATACAATAG